The Streptomyces sp. V4I8 genome includes the window CAAGCACCGCAGACGCCGCGCCGCTCTCTCCGCGTCGCTCGCCACCGCCGCCCTGGTCGCCGCCGGGCTCACCACCCTGAACAGCGCCGGCACGGCGGAGGCCGCCACCGCCCGTCAGGTCGAGGCGCTCGACCGGGGCGTGGTCAGCGTCCACACGTCGAGCGGCAACCTGGTCAGCTGGCGCTGGCTCGGCACCGACCCGGACAACGTCTCCTTCAACGTCTACCGGGCCGGCACGAAGGTCAACGCGACCCCGGTCACCGGCGCCACGAACTACTTCCACTCCGGCGCCCCCGAACAGGCCGACTACACGATCCGCGCGATCGTGAACGGCGTGGAACAGGGCGACTCGGTGCACGCCGTCCAGTTCCGCACGGGGTACAAGGACGTCCCGATCAGCCCGCCCGCCGGCGGCACGACGCCCGACGGAGTCGCGTACACCTACGAGGCCAACGACGCCTCCGTCGGCGACCTCGACGGCGACGGCGCCCTGGACATCGTCCTGAAGTGGCAGCCCACCAACGCCAAGGACAACTCCCAGTCCGGCTACACCGGCAACACGATCGTCGACGGCATCAAGCTCGACGGCACCCGGCTGTGGCGTATCGACCTGGGCCGCAACATCCGCTCGGGCGCGCACTACACGCAGTTCCAGGTGTACGACTACGACGGCGACGGCAAGGCCGAGATCGCCATGAAGACGGCCGACGGCACGAAGGACGGCACCGGCGCGGTGATCGGCAGTTCATCGGCCGACCATCGGAACTCGTCCGGCTACATCCTCTCCGGGCCCGAGTACCTGACCATGTTCAACGGGCAGACCGGCAAGGCGATGGGGACGGTCGACTACGTCCCGGCGCGCGGCACCGTGTCGTCCTGGGGCGACTCGTACGGCAACCGCGCCGACCGCTTCCTCGCCGGCACCGCCTACCTGGACGGCTCCCGACCCTCCCTCATCATGGCCCGCGGCTACTACACCCGTACGGTGATCGCCGCCTGGGACTGGCGAGGCGGCAGCTTCACGCGCCGCTGGACCTTCGACACCAACTCCTCCACCAACAGCGGCAAGGGATTCGACGGCCAGGGCTCGCACAGCCTCTCCGTCGGGGACGTCGACGGCGACGGCAAGGACGAGATCGTCTACGGCGCGATGGCCGTCGACGACAACGGCAACGGCCTGTGGACCACCAGGACAGGACACGGCGACGCCCAGCACCTCGGCGACCTGGACCCGTCGCGCGCGGGACTGGAGTACTTCAAGGTCTCGGAGTCGACCGGCCAGCCGGCCGAGCTGTACATCAACCCCGCGAACGGCACCGTGAACTGGTCCCTCGCCGCCTGCTGCGACAACGGCCGCGGAGTCGCCGGGGACATCTGGGCCGGCAAAGACGGCGCCGAGGTGTGGTCCGCCTCCGATACCTCCATCCGCGACGAGGCCGGCGCCACCAAGGGCCGTGAGCCGTCCTCCGTCAACTTCCTGTCCTGGTGGGACGGCGACCCGGTCCGCGAACTCCTCGACGGCACCCGCATCGACAAATACGGCACGTCCTCCGACACCCGCCTCCTCACCGGCTCCGGCGTCTCCTCCAACAACAGCACCAAGGCCACCCCCGTGCTGTCCGGCGACATCCTCGGCGACTGGCGCGAGGAGGTCATCTGGCGCACCAGCGGCAACACGGCCCTGAGGATCTACTCGACCCCGTACGAGACGACCACCAGGATCACGACCCTCCTCCACGACCCGATGTACCGCACGGGCCTGGCCTGGCAGAACACCGCCTACAACCAGCCCCCGCACCCGAGCTTCTTTATCGGCAACGGGATGCCGACGGCGCCCCGGCCCACCGTCTACACGCCCTGAGCGTCGGCGGCCATCTCTAACGGCCCGGCAGCCCGGACGTCATAACGGGCTGCCAGGTTGCTTTGCCGCCCCGGAACTTTTCGGTGATCCGTACAACCATGCGGGTTCTTTACGTGTCCTTCACATGCGTACCACCGAAATCTGGGGAGAACATGGTCCACCACACCCGCATACGTCTCGCCGCCACCGCGGCCGTCGCCGTCGCCGCGCTCGGCCTGACCGCCTGTGGTTCCGGCTCCGGCGACGAGGTCGTCGACAAGCCGAAGGCGAAGGCCTCCGCCACTGCAGGCGGCAACGAGAAGGAGCCGGCCGCCGAGAAGAGCAGTGCCGCGCCCGAGGTCGCCAAGGTCGGTGACACGCTCGCGCTCAAGGGCATGGAGAGCGGCAGCGGACTCGACGTCACGGTCGTCAAGGTCGCCGACAACGCCAAGTCCAGTGACGAGTTCTTCGCCCCCGAGTCCGGCAACCGGTGGATCGGCGTGCAGTTCCAGCTCGTCAACACCGGCACCAAGGTCTACTCCGACGCTCCCATCAACGGCGCGAAGATGGCCGATGACCAGGGCCAGCAGTTCGGGACCGTCATCGCCGACATCACGGCCGGTCCGTCCATGTCGTCGGACGTCCGGCTGAAGCCCGGAGGGAAGGCGTTGGGCTGGATCGTGTTCGAGGTGCCGAAGGCGTCGAAGGTGGCCACCGTGACGTTCGGGATGGACTCGGGCTTCGCCGAGCAGATCGGGGAGTGGCAGCTGTAGGCGACAGCACCGAGGGCGCGTACCGGCGAACGGCACGCGCCCTCGGGCTCGCTCGGCTCAACTCACCGCGCAGCTCTGGTCACCCAGCTTGAAGGCGGTCGGTTTCGCGTTCGTTCCCGACCAGCTTCCCGTGAATCCGAAGCTCACGGACGAGCCGGCCGCCACGCTGCCGTTCCAGCCCACGTTCTTCGCGGTCACCGCCGAGCCCGACTGCGTAGGGTCGGCGTTCCACACCTGTGTGATCCGCTGCCCGTCCGCGAAGGTCCAGCCGAGGGACCAGCCACTCCAGGCACTGGAACCGGTGTTGGACAGCTGGACGTCCGCCTGGAAACCGCCCGACCACTGGTTGGTGACCTTGTACGTCACGGTGCAGGCGCCGGTCGGCGTCGGGTCCGGATCCGGGTCGGGGTCTGTTGTGCCGCCGCCGGCCGTGTCGCCGTAGATGACGCCCCGGCCGTTCGTTGCCACGTAGACCCGCCCGTACACCCGGGGGTCACCCGTGATCGCCGCACCCGTCCAACCCCACTGGTGGGCGTCGTCGTTGACGCGGGTCCAGGTGACGCCCTTGTCGACGGAGCGGAAGATGCCGCGGACGCCGCCGATCTTCGCGCTGGTGTAGAGGGCCTGGTACGAAGCATCCGTCGCCGCCTTGCCGAAGCCGATGGCGTCGGCTTGCTCGACGTTCGAGAGTTTCGTGAAGCTCGCGCCCCCGTCGGTCGAGTGCCACAGGCCGTACGCTCCGTCCGTGGCGCCGCCCGCCAGCCAGACGTCACCCTTCACGCCGGGCAGCGCCTTGAAGCGGACGCTGTCACCGCTCGGCAGCCCGGCCGCCGAGGACGCGGAGAAGGTCGCGCCGCCGTCCGAACTGACGTAGAACTTCCCGGACTTGAAGCCGTAGAAGGTCTTCGGGTCGACCCGGTCGGACTCGACGATCGCCCCGGCGGGGATCCCGCTCGACGCCTGCCAGGAGTTGCCGAACCCCGTCGTGTACTGCACGCCCGTGCCGGCGGGGCTCCACACGAACCGGCTGCCGTCCGCCGCCGCCGCGACCGTACCGCCGCCGCTCACGCCCGACGGGTCCGTCCCCGCGAACCAGTTGGCGCCGTTGTCCGTCGAGAACGCGATGTGCGGGCCCGAGTCCAGGTTGCCGACCCGGACCACCGTGTCGGGGTTCGTCTCGGCGAAGTCCAGGCTGGTGGTCGTGGTGAAGTTCGGCTGGGTGAACATCATCGAGGGGACCTTGGTGAGGTCCGTGTGCCGGAAGCCGCCGATATCACCGAGGGCGCTCAGGAGCGGGGCGCCCGACGGGGGAGAGGCGAGGTCGTTGACCGCCGTCTCCTCCAGGCCCTGCACCATCGGCTTGATCGTGAACTGGCTTCCGCTGTCCCACTTCGTCAGGTCCTCGGTGCCGTAGATCGTCGCGCCCGTCCCGTACATCATCCGGTTGGAGTTGAACGGGTCGATCTCCAAGGCCTCGGTCATCCAGCCCAGTTTCGGCGTCTGCTCGGGCGGTGACGGATTCGCGCCCCAGGTCAGCCACGGCGACGACGAGACGTCCATCGTGTAGCGGTTGGCGCGGTTGGGGTACGACGTGTAGTCCCACGCCTTCGTCCAGGTTCCGCCGCTGTCCGTTGAGCGGAAGATCTGGGTGTCCGGCCACCAGGAGCTGTACGCCGTCGCCATCACCGTGCCGGGCTTCTGCCGGTCGACGGTCAGGCCCGCGAAGCCGTAGTAGGTGTCGGCCTCGGCGACCGGGCTGATGTCGGTCCAGGTGCCGGTCGCCGTCGCGTAGCGCCACAGCCGGCCCTTGCCGCCGTCGTACGGGCCGCCCTTGTCGCTGTAGGCGAGGTAGAGGTAGCCGTTCGACGCGTCCAGGACACCCTTGTGGGCCAGGTATCCCGTCGGCTGCCCGGCGACCCGCGACCAGGTCGCGCCCGCGTCGGTCGACCGATAGACGGCGTTGTCCTTGTCGGCGACCCCCACGTAGATGGTCTTCGTGGCGTTCCCGGACGTCCCCGTGGACTCGTCGAACGTGACCCAGACGAGGCCCTGGTTGTCGCTGGCGTACCCGCTGGTGTCGCTCGGATCCTGCACGTAGTTGCCGACGTTGGGGAAGTTCGCCACCTGCGACCAGGTCACCCCGGAGTCCGTCGACCGCCACAGCCCCTTGCCGCTGGGCGCGCCCAGATACAGCACGCTGTTCTTGTTGGGGTCGACCGCCAGCCGCTCACCCATGCCACGGCCCGGCATGTTGCCGCCCACCTTGAACGGCAGCTCCGTCTTCTGCCAGCTCGCGCCCCGGTCGGAGGAGCGCATGACCGCGCCGTTCTTCGGGTCCCAGCTGTTCGTGTACGTCCCGACCGCCGCGTACACCCGGTCCGGGTCCACGGAGTCGGACGCCAGGCTCACCACACCGGTGTGCCCCCAGTCGTCCCAGCCGACCGAGTCCTGCAGCGGCGTCCAGGTCTTCGACGACTCCTGCCAGCGGTAGGCGCCGCCGATGTCGGTACGGGCGTAGGCGAGGTTCTTCTCCTTTCGGTTGAAGACGATGCCGGGGACGAAACCGCCGCCGTCGATACGGGCGTTCTTCCAGGTGTAGGTGTCGGCGGCGATCGACACCTTCTGCGTGGCAGGGGCGGCGAGTGCGGGCGGGGTGCCCGCGAGCAGCCCGGCCGCGAGGGCCAGCGCGGCGGTGAGGATGCGGGTTCTTCGCACGGTGGGGGTCCTCTCCGGGGTGCGGGTGGGGGATGGAAGTGACATGGGGAAAGCGCTTTCCGTTGGGGGCGAAGACGGCCGGGCGATCCCCAGTGCGGGTGGGGACCGCCCGGCCGACGGGGCGGTGACGCCCCAAGGGGCGCGGGACTGCATCCATGTGCGGCTCCGCCGCGTGGGCGCGACCAGCCACAGCGGACCCGCAGTCGAACGCGGCCCCTCCCGCGGAGCGCCCTAGCGGGGGCTGGTCATTCGAGGAGCTCCGCGTACGAGCCCATGGCAAGCGCGATGTCCGCCTGGGCCCAGAACCGGTGATACGTGAACGACGGTGCCGCACCGCCCGCGAGATACGCCTCGATCTTCGACCAGGCCGGGTCGTCCTCGTAGAACGAGCGGATCGAGTCGAAGGTCGACGACGAGTTGATCGCGTCGCCGTTCGGCATGGTGCCGGTCCAGCCGCTCGGGACGTAGATCCCGTCGTCGAAGCGGTTGTAGTCGGCGCGGGTCTCCGGGACGGCGATACCGAGGTCGTCCTGGTAGTTGTCCCACATGCCGTCCAGCAACGCCTTCGCCGTCGTCGCGGCAGCCGTGTCACCGGAGCGGTCGGCGTAGTACGTCAGGGTCTTGGCGTACGCGGCCGCCACACCGACGTCATTGGTGTAGTCGGCGACGGTGACATGAAGTCCGTTGTTCGCGCCCGGACTTGACGCGTTCCAGGTGTCGGGCTGCCCCGACCACTGAAGCGTCGACGGGATCCGGTACGTACCGTCCGGGTTGACGGTCGTCTCGGACAGCGCCCAGTCGACCCACTTGTCGAGGACGGCCTTCGCGGTCGCGTTCCCGGTCTGCTGGTAGTACTCGGCCACCCGCTCCATCGACCACGCCTGGAAGCCGAACCACTGGTTGGACGGCGGGTCGTGGTAGACGGGCTGCTGGTCGTAGTACATGCCGTAGAACGTGGACTTCCCGGCCGGCGGCGTCGCGTACCGGCCCGCCCAGCTGTTGGTCGCACCGCCCGCGATCGCGCCCTCGCTGGACTGCAGCCAGCGGTAGAACTCGACCTGTCGTTCCAGCGACTTGGCCCAGTCCGCCTGTCCGGTCGCCGACTTGGGCTTCAGGTCGGCGTAGTTGGCGAGGGCATAAGCGGCCATCGGGTTCTGGTAGCCGCCGTGCGCGTGACTGGAGCCGATGCGCCAGGCCCAGCCCGCCGAGGTGTCGGTGGCGCCGCCCCAGGCGTAGTACCAGGACAGCAGGTAGTGCGAGGCGTCCTTGCCGGTGCCCGCCGGGCAGGACGAGGCGCCCACACAGTTGCCGACCTTCTTGAAGTACTTGTCGTACATCGCGTAGCGCAGGTAGTCACCCATCTTCGCGGCCTTGGCCACGGTCGCGGAGATCTGGGCGCCCTTGCCCTGCTCGTCGGCCCACTTGTCGGCCCAGTACGCGGCCTGCACCGCACGCGCGTCGGCGTCCGGGGCGTTGGTGAACTTCCACTGCTTGGCGTAGGAGGCGTCACCGGTGAAGAGGTCCAGGTAGCCGTTCTTCCCGCCGTACTTGAAGGCGTCGCAGGTCGGCTGCGGCACCGTCTCCCACACCGACTCCTGCGCGCCGCGCTGGAAGGTGTTGATGTACGACGGCCCGGTGTCCGACGGCCCCGCCTCGCACTTGCCCGGCGAGTTGCCGTAGCCGTAGATGTTGTCGACGTCCTGGAGCCAGTGCATGCCGTAGACGTCGTCCGTGCCGTACGCGCTCTTCAGCTCGCCCGCGATCGGGTCCGAGCCGACCGAGACCGACGCGTCGAGCTTCGCCGGGTACTCGTTCGGGGTGTCCAGCTCGGGCGCGTAGGTCGCCGGCTTCGAGGCGTTGTAGAAGGAGTTGGTCGGCTGGTCGGCGTGGGTCGGGATCATGTACTTCTCCATGATCTCCCAGGCGCCGTTGAACTTGGTCCAGTCGCCCGTGACCTTGCCGTACATAGCCTGCAACCAGAGAAGGTAGCTGTAGGCCTCCGACGTGGTCTCATGACCGTGGTCCGGCGCCTCGACGATCAGCGTCTCCACCGAGTGGTAGGGGATGCCCTCGGGTGAGAAGTAGCCGTTCGCCGGGTTGGTGATCTTGCCGTACAGCTCCAGGAAGCGGGCGTCGTACGCCTTCGTCGCCGCGATCTGGGTGACCGTGACCGACGCCTTCGCGTGCCCGGTGGCGGTCGACTCGAAGGTCGCCGCGCCGGTGCCGGAGGAGGCGGCGGTGATGGTCACCTTCTGGGCCGTGTTCCAGTTCGAGGGCGTGAAGGTGAGCGAGGCGCCGCCGGTCACCGACAGGCCCGAGTTGCCGCTCGCGCGTGCGGTGGTGACGGTGACGTTGGCCGACGGCTGGGTCGACAGCTTGATGTCGTACGACGCCGTCTTGCCCTGCTGGACCGGGAGTTGGGTCTGCGAGGCCACCACGGCGGGACCCGAGGCGACGGTGACGCCGACCGGCGTGGACTCCGCGGACGCGCCCAGGCTGTCGTACGCCTTCGCGAGGAGCGAATGACTGCCCACGGTCAAACTTGAGACCGAGAGCGAGTACGGCGCCGTCGTGTCCGTGCCCAGCAGCGTGGTGTTGTCGTAGAACTCCACCTTGCTGATCGTGGCGTTGTCCGCGGCCGCGGCGGTGGCCGCGAGCGGGACGGAGTCGCCCAGGGTGTAGACGGCGCCCGCCGCCGGGCTGGTCAGCACGGTGATGGGGGGCTGGTGGGCGCCGGTACAACTGGTGCCGTTGATCGCGAAGTTCGTGGGGGCGGCGTTGCTGCCGCTGTAGCTGAACTGCGCGCCCGTGGTCACCGCGGCTCCGGCGGCGATCCGCGCGTTGTGGCCGGCGTCCTTCACGGTGATCGACTGGCCGGACTGGCTCCAGGTCCCGTTCCAGCCGTTGCCGAGCTTCTGGTTGCCCGCGTAGCTGTACGTCAGGGTCCAGCCGTCGATGACATCCGTACCGCGGTTGGTGATCGTCAGATCCGCGGTGAAGCCGGAGCCCCAGTCATTGGTCCGGTAGTCGACACTGCACTGAACTGCGGCCGCCTGGGCGGGTGTTGAACCCGTGCCCAGCATGGTCAAGGGGAGTGCCAGGGCCGCTACGACGGCGGTCCACAACCGTCGCGCGGTTCTGCTTCTGCGTGGGGGATGCACGTGCTGGTTCCTCCTTGCGGCTCGGAGAAGTCAAGGCTTGAACCAGTGGGAGCGCTCCCATAGTGGGGAAGGGGGTGCAAGGGGTCAAGGTGCTTGAAGAGTCGAAAAGATTCGACGGATTCAGTTGAGGGAAAGTCAGCAACTCCTCTGTCCTTTACCCTCACTTGGCGCTAGCTTCATTGACACCAGTGGGAGCGATTCCATCAGTCGACGCGTCCGTCACGGCGCGCTGATCTGCAAGGAGCCGCTCATGCGACACCCCCCGCGTTCAGTACTTTTAGCCGTCGCCGGCACCTCCTCCTTGCCTCTTGCGCGCCCTGCACGGACGAACCGTCAGCACCCGCAACCAAGAAGGAACCCGCACTCATGAGTCGTACCAGAACCGCGATGCTCGCCGCCCTGGCGCTGGTCGCCGGAGCCTCGGGGACCGCGCTCGCCGCGGCCGCCCCCGAGGACATCGGCACGGCAGCCGTCCCCTGCACCGTCGACTACAAGGTGCAGAACCAGTGGGACACCGGCTTCACCGCCGCCGTGACGGTCACCAACCAGGGCTCCGCCAAGTCCAGCTGGTCGGTGAAGTGGTCGTACGCCGGAAACCAGAAGGTCACCAGCGGCTGGAACGCGAAGATCAGCCAGAGCGGCGCCGCTGTCACCGCCACCAACGAGACCTACAACGGAACCCTGTCGACCGGCGGTTCGGTCAGCTTCGGCTTCCAGGGCTCCTACAGCGGCACCAACGCCCTCCCGGCCACCTTCACCCTCGACGGCGTGACCTGCAACGTCGACGACGGCAGCGGCGGACCGACGGATCCGCCGGACCCGGGCCCGACCGGCCCCAAGGTCGACAACCCGTACTCCGGCGCCAAGGTGTACGTGAACCCGGAGTGGTCCGCGAAGGCCGCCGCCGAGCCGGGCGGCAGCCGCATCGCCAACCAGCCGACCGGCGTCTGGCTCGACCGGATCGCCGCGATCAACGGTGTCAACGGCGGGATGAGCCTGCGCGACCACCTGGACGAGGCCCTCACCCAGAAGGGTTCCAACGAGCTCGTCGTCCAGCTGGTCATCTACAACCTGCCGGGACGTGACTGTGCCGCCCTCGCCTCCAACGGTGAGCTCGGCCCGACGGAGCTCGGCCGCTACAAGACCGAGTACATCGACCCGATCGCCGCGATCCTCGCCGACCCGAAGTACGCCGCGCTGCGGATCGTCACCACGATCGAGATCGACTCGCTGCCCAACCTCGTCACCAACACCGGCAGCCGGCCGACGGCCACGCCGCAGTGCGACGTGATGAAGGCCAACGGGAACTACCAGAAGGGCGTCGGCTACGCCCTCAACAAGCTCGGTGACGTGGTCAACGTCTACAACTACATCGACGCCGGCCACCACGGCTGGATCGGCTGGGACGACAACTTCGCCGCCAGCGCCACCGTCATGAAGGAGGCCGCCACCTCCGAGGGCGCCACCGTGAACGACGTGCACGGCTTCATCGCCAACACGGCGAACTACAGCGCCCTGAAGGAGAACAACTTCACCATCGGCGACTCCGTGGGCGGCAAGTCCGTGCGTGAGTCCAAGTGGGTCGACTGGAACCGCTACACCGACGAGCTGTCCTTCGCGCAGGCCTTCCGCAACCAGCTGGTCACGACCGGGTTCAACTCCGGTATCGGCATGCTGATCGACACGTCCAGGAACGGTTGGGGCGGCTCCGCACGGCCCGCCGGTCCGGGCGCGATGACCGACGTCGACACGTACGTCAACGGCGGCCGCTACGACCGCCGTATCCACGTCGGCAACTGGTGCAACCAGTCCGGGGCCGGGCTGGGTGAGCGGCCGCAGGCCAATCCGGCGGCCGGGATCGACGCGTACGTCTGGATCAAGCCTCCGGGCGAGTCCGACGGTGCGAGCAAGGAGATCCCGAACGATGAGGGCAAGGGCTTCGACCGGATGTGCGACCCGACGTACACCGGCAACCCGCGCAATGGCAACAACATGTCCGGTGCGCTGCCGGACGCTCCGCTGTCGGGGCACTGGTTCTCGGCGCAGTTCCAGCAGTTGATGCGGAACGCGTACCCGCCGTTGTCGTAGTGCTGTGAGTGCGACTGCGGGTCCGTTGTGGCTGGTCGCGCCCGCGCGGCGGAGCCGCATATAGATGCAGTCCCGCGCCCCTTCAGGGCGTTGTGGTCCGCCGGGGCTCGGTCAGTTCTCTCTGGCCAGACCCCGGCGGATCGCGAACTCCACCGCCGAGTAGTTGCCGTCGGCCCGCTCCAGCTCCAGTGGCTCCGTCGGGTGCAGCGGCGGCTGGGCCATGAAGCGCGGCCGGGTGCCGTGGTGGGGCTGGGCGGCGTGGACCAGGAAGGGGTGGCAGAAGTAGACGTCGCCGGGGTTGCCGGTGGCGTGGGCGAGGGGGCGGTGGGCGGAGGCTTCGGCGACCTTCGGGCCGAGCTCCAGGAAGGAGGCGCCGGTCTCGCCGTACGGTGCCAGGACCGGCGGTACGTCGAGATGTGAGCCGACCCGGATGCGGGTGGGCGCGTCGTCCTCGGTGACCTCGCTGAACAGGAACAGCATCAGCAGCGCACGGTCCTTCGAGCGCACGTTCGTGTGGGGTTGCTCGGCGCCTTCGGGGGTGTAGCTGGCCTCGATGTGCCAGCCCGCGTCGTCCGGTTCCTCCTCGTGCGGGAACCGCAGCGGGAAACTCCCCAGCGAGTACCGCGACTGCCAGCGGTCCTCACCCACCAGCGCATCGAAGGCCTCGTGCAGCACGGGTGTGTTGACGGCGGCCGCGAACGGCCCCTGCGCCATGTCGTACACCCAGTGCACGGGGTCCTTCCAGGTGCCCGGGTCCTCCCGGTCGTACCCCGTCTCCCGCCACAGCAGCCGTGCGCAGTGCTCGGCGACGCGCGGCGGAAAGGCGCCCTCGATCTTCACGAACCCGTCATTCAGAAAGCGCCTGACCATCTCGTCGTCCATCGGGCCATCGTGGGCGACGGACGTCCGAGGCCGCACCCCATTTTCTTGCCCCGTTTTTGCCGCTACGGCAAGGACAGTGGCCCGGAGGCCATCCGCCGGAGCAGGCTTGCGGCATCCGGACGAGAGGCGGACCACCATGGCGCACGAGAACCACCAGAACCACCAGCACAGGCACCAGCACGACCACACGGACGTCGACTGGGAGGAGATGGGCCCGCTGCTGGAGGCCCAGGCGGAGCTGTTCACGCCGTTGTACGAGCACGCCATGGCGTGGCTGGCCAAGCGGCAGACCGAGCCGGGGCTGGTCGTCGACGTGGGCAGCGGGCCCGGCGTCGTCGCCTGTCTGCTCGCCGACACGTTCCCCGGCGCCCGGATCGTCGCCGTGGACGGATCCGCACCGCTCCTGGAGCGGGCCCGGGCGCGCGCCGAGCGGCTGGGCGTCGCCGACCGCTTCGGCACTCTCGCCGGTGAACTCCCGGACGTTCTGGAGGACCTGGACTACCCCGCCGATCTGCTCTGGGCCGGCCGAAGCCTGCACCACCTCGGCGACCAGCGGGCGGCGCTCGCCGCGTTCGCCGCCCGCCTCACGCACGGCGGCACGCTGGCCCTCCAGGAGGGCGGCCTGCCGGCCCGGTTCCTGCCGCGCGACCTCGGCTTCGGGCGCTCCGGGCTGCAGGCGCGGCTCGACGCGCTGGAGGCGGAGTGGTTCGCCGCGATGCGCGCGGACCTGCCCGGCTCCGTCACCGAGACCGAGGACTGGCCGGCCCTGCTCACCGCCGCCGGCCTCCGGCCCACCGGCACCCGCACCTTCCTCCTCGACCTGCCCGCCCCCACCACGGACCGCGCCCGCGCCTACGTCGTCGCCCACCTGACCCGCATCCGCGAGGGCGTCGACGAGCGCCTCGACGCCGACGACCGCGCGACCCTCGACCGCCTCCTCGACCCGGACGACAAGGCGAGCCTGTACCACCGTCCGGATGTGTTCGTGCTCGCGGCGCAGACGGTGTACACGGCGGTACGGACGACCACCTGACCGCACCTGCTCGTCGCACTGGGCCTTGACTTCGAGAACTCTCGAAGTGATGGACTCCCCCTCGTCCGAAACGAACACAGGGGGACCACCATGACCGGCTCCATCACGACCGACTCCCCGGTCGCACTCATCACCGGCGGCGGCAGTGGCATCGGCGCCGCCGTCGCACGGCAATTGCTGGGCGCCGGGTACCGGGTGACCGTCACCGGCCGTGGCGAGGCGCGACTGCGCGGCTTCGCCCGGGAACTCGGGGACCCGGACGGGCTGTTGACGGTCGTCGGGAACGCGGCCGAGTACGCCGATGTCCGGGCGGCCGTGGACACCACGCTCAAGGCGTTCGGCCGGCTGGACACGGTCGTCGCCAACGCCGGTTTCGCCACCCACGACTCGGTCGCCGAGGGCGACCCGTCCGGCTGGACCGAGATGGTGCTGACCAACGTCCTCGGCCCGGCCCTGCTGATCCGCGCCTCCGTCGACGCCCTGAAGGAGACCCGCGGCCGGATCGTCCTCGTCGGCAGCGTGGCCGGATTCGTGCCCGGGCCGGGCAACATCTACGGGGCGACCAAGTGGGCGGTGACCGGGCTCGCCGAGAACACCCGGCGGCAGGTGACGGACTGGGGCATCGGCGTGACCCACATCGCGCCGGGCCGGGTGGAGACACCGTTCTGGGACAGCTACGGCAGCCTGCCGCCCGGGCATCTGCTGACCGCCGACCAGATCGCCGACTCGGTGGTCTGGGCCATCCGGCAGCCCGAGGGCGTGGACGTCAACACCGTCGTCGTACGGCCGATCGGGCAGCCCAACTGACGTACTACCGCGTCTGGTTGCGCGCACTCAGTCGCTCTCGATGAACTCCTGCGCCAGCTCCTCGCCCAGCGAGACCGCCGCCTCGTGGCTCTCGATGGGCGAGACGAGGGAGTCCCTGAAGAGGATGTACGTCACGCCTGAGGCGGTGCCGCCGGTGGCGGGGTCGGGGTCGATGCCGAGGGCCTCGGCAGCGGCGTAGGAGGCTTCGCCGATGATCCGCCGGGGGCCGGTGTCGCCGACGACGGCGTAGAGGACCTGGTCGTCGTGGACGACGGCGACCACGCTGCCGCCCGTGATGCCCGCCGCCTTGTGGTCCCAGATTTCGCTGACGCCGGGGACGACGACGTACGGCAGCGTGTCGGAGCGCAGCGGCCTGCCGTCGGACTGGTGGAACGCCGTGTCGGGCAGGAACCAGGGGTCGGTGTGCTCATTGC containing:
- a CDS encoding SDR family oxidoreductase, whose protein sequence is MTGSITTDSPVALITGGGSGIGAAVARQLLGAGYRVTVTGRGEARLRGFARELGDPDGLLTVVGNAAEYADVRAAVDTTLKAFGRLDTVVANAGFATHDSVAEGDPSGWTEMVLTNVLGPALLIRASVDALKETRGRIVLVGSVAGFVPGPGNIYGATKWAVTGLAENTRRQVTDWGIGVTHIAPGRVETPFWDSYGSLPPGHLLTADQIADSVVWAIRQPEGVDVNTVVVRPIGQPN
- a CDS encoding glycoside hydrolase family 75 protein; this translates as MRIRTPTLTAASGAALLAAGALPTSASVMPDPPAARESSVSAADLLAKVTSCEQISHGMYRTDGTAPATVPVCGTNGAVFWKADMDIDCDGRRTEKCNEHTDPWFLPDTAFHQSDGRPLRSDTLPYVVVPGVSEIWDHKAAGITGGSVVAVVHDDQVLYAVVGDTGPRRIIGEASYAAAEALGIDPDPATGGTASGVTYILFRDSLVSPIESHEAAVSLGEELAQEFIESD